A single window of Triplophysa dalaica isolate WHDGS20190420 chromosome 14, ASM1584641v1, whole genome shotgun sequence DNA harbors:
- the LOC130435640 gene encoding extracellular calcium-sensing receptor-like, which translates to MLIILYMLLFHNLNAKEEKTFCKMMGDPKYPLLYKDGDIIIGGLFAIHSKETLPSFEFTQKPQPLSCSSVNLRDFRIAQIMTFAIEEINRNTYLLPNVSIGYRIYDSCGSRLSSMSAIIALMNNQEFAAGQRCNGQTPIHAIIGETESSTTVILSRTTGPFKIPVISHSASCECLSNRKDFPSFFRTIASDYHQSRALGYIVKHFGWSWVGTVNSDNDYGNNGMAIFLTAAQEEGICVEYSVKFYRTEPEKLLRVVNVIKHSTAKVIVVFISLIEMSLLTEQLSIQNITGLQMISGEGWITAKNLINPNSFRVLGGSLGFAFRKINIEGFSDYVIKAFWDKAFQCSQGDGNSSQDAFNCSRYQDLLVLKNYNEDVPEQRYTSKAYKSIYAVAYSLHRLLKCKAQDGCEKDLTIQPQQVVDGLKKVNFTDTYGDRVWFDSTGSAVPQYEIVNWQQDFDGSIQFKAVGYYDASLPPDQRFVINTENIIWAGGQLQKPMSVCSESCPPGTRKAGQKGRPVCCYDCIPCADGEISNETDSNNCMQCRGEFWSNADKNKCVLKTVEFLSYTEFMGIVLVFFSLFGVGITILVTVLFYSKKDTPIVKANNSELSFLLLFSLTLCFLCSLTFIGRPTEWSCMLRHTAFGITFVLCISCVLGKTIVVLMAFKATFPGSNVMKWFGPPQQRFSVLAFTLIQILICVLWLTISPPFPYMNMKYYEEKIILECSLGSTAGFSAVLGYIGLLALLCFILAFLARTLPDNFNEAKFITFSMLIFCAVWITFIPAYVSSPGKFTVAVEIFAILASSYGLLFCIFAPKCYIILFKPEQNSKQHVMGKTQIKSY; encoded by the exons ATGCTTATCATTCTGTACATGCTGCTTTTTCATAACCTTAATGCAAAggaggaaaaaacattttgcaaaatGATGGGAGACCCTAAATACCCACTGCTGTATAAGGATGGAGATATTATTATTGGAGGACTTTTTGCAATTCACAGTAAAGAGACATTACCTTCTTTTGAGTTCACACAAAAACCTCAGCCTCTCTCATGCTCCAG TGTGAATCTAAGAGATTTTCGGATTGCTCAGATTATGACATTTGCAATTGAGGAGATAAACAGAAATACATATTTGCTCCCAAATGTTTCTATTGGCTACAGAATTTATGATAGTTGTGGTTCAAGACTGTCGTCTATGAGTGCAATTATAGCTTTGATGAATAATCAGGAATTTGCAGCAGGTCAAAGATGCAATGGACAGACTCCTATACATGCTATCATAGGAGAAACTGAGTCGTCAACCACAGTGATTCTGTCCAGAACCACAGGACCTTTTAAAATCCCAGTG ATAAGTCACTCAGCATCATGTGAATGTCTCAGTAATAGGAAAGATTTTCCGTCTTTCTTCAGGACTATTGCTAGTGATTATCATCAGAGTAGAGCACTTGGATACATAGTCAAGCACTTCGGCTGGTCTTGGGTGGGAACTGTGAACAGTGACAATGACTATGGAAACAATGGAATGGCCATATTTCTGACTGCAGCCCAGGAAGAGGGCATTTGTGTAGAGTACTCTGTGAAATTCTACAGAACAGAGCCTGAAAAACTCCTCAGGGtagtaaatgtaattaaacatAGCACAGCAAAAGtaattgttgtatttatttcactaattgAGATGAGTTTGCTAACTGAGCAGCTAAGTATACAGAACATTACAGGCCTTCAAATGATATCTGGGGAGGGATGGATAACTGCCAAGAATTTGATCAATCCAAACAGTTTTCGTGTGCTGGGAGGATCACTGGGTTTTGCATTTAGAAAAATCAACATAGAAGGGTTTTCTGATTATGTTATAAAGGCATTTTGGGACAAAGCTTTTCAATGCTCACAAGGAGATGGAAATTCATCCCAAGATGCATTCAACTGCAGCAGATATCAGGATCTGCTGGTGCTAAAAAACTATAATGAAGATGTGCCAGAACAAAGATATACAAGCAAAGCTTACAAGTCAATATATGCTGTGGCTTATTCATTACACAGACTTCTCAAATGCAAAGCACAAGATGGTTGTGAGAAAGACTTGACAATACAACCACAGCAG GTGGTTGATGGtttgaaaaaagtaaatttcACAGACACTTATGGAGATCGTGTGTGGTTTGACAGCACTGGGAGTGCTGTGCCGCAGTATGAAATTGTGAACTGGCAGCAGGATTTTGATGGATCAATTCAGtttaaagcagtgggttactaTGATGCATCACTGCCCCCTGACCAGCGCTTTGTGATTAACACTGAAAACATCATCTGGGCTGGAGGACAGCTGCAG AAGCCAATGTCTGTGTGCAGTGAGAGTTGTCCTCCTGGCACTAGGAAGGCTGGACAGAAAGGAAGACCTGTCTGCTGTTATGACTGTATTCCATGTGCAGATGGAGAAATCAGTAATGAGACAG ATTCAAATAACTGTATGCAGTGTCGAGGGGAATTCTGGTCTAATgctgataaaaataaatgtgtgttaaagACTGTAGAGTTTCTGTCATACACAGAATTCATGGGTATAGTGCTGGTCTTTTTCTCACTGTTTGGTGTAGGAATAACTATACTGGTCACAGTCCTGTTTTACAGTAAGAAGGACACCCCCATAGTGAAAGCCAACAACTCAGAGCTGAGCTTCCTGCTGCTCTTCTCATtgactctgtgttttctctgttcacttACTTTCATTGGTCGCCCCACTGAGTGGTCTTGTATGTTACGTCACACAGCGTTTGGGATCACTTTTGTACTCTGTATCTCTTGTGTTCTAGGGAAAACAATAGTTGTGTTAATGGCCTTCAAAGCCACATTTCCAGGAAGTAAtgtcatgaaatggtttgggccCCCACAACAGAGATTCAGTGTTCTTGCCTTTACACTTATACAGATTCTTATCTGTGTGCTTTGGCTAACAATATCTCCTCCTTTTCCCtatatgaatatgaaatattatgaaGAGAAGATCATTCTTGAGTGTAGTCTGGGTTCTACTGCTGGTTTTTCTGCTGTACTGGGTTATATTGGTCTACTGGCTCTCTTGTGCTTCATTCTTGCTTTTCTGGCTCGGACACTGCCTGATAACTTCAATGAAGCTAAATTCATCACATTCAGTATGCTCATCTTCTGTGCTGTGTGGATCACATTTATTCCAGCTTATGTCAGTTCTCCTGGAAAATTTACTGTAGCTGTGGAGATATTTGCCATTTTAGCATCAAGTTATGGtttattattctgtatatttgcacctaaatgttacattattttgtttaagcCTGAACAAAATTCAAAGCAACATGTGATGGGAAAAACGCAAATTAAATCCTactga
- the LOC130435830 gene encoding extracellular calcium-sensing receptor-like translates to MLFILYTLLLFHYLHAKAENTFCQMMGDPKYPLLFKDGDLIIGALFSIHSKEILPVFQFTQKPQLITCSSVNLRDFRIAQTLTFAIEEINKSDTLLPNVTIGYRIFDSCGARLSTMGAIMTLMNGQEFEAGGKCNGQTPIHAIIGETESTNTMIVSRTTGPFKIPVISHSSSCECLGNRKDYPSLFRTIGSDYYYSEALALLVKHLGWSWIGTVNSDNDYGNNGMARFLKTAQQEGICIEYSVKYYRTETEKMKKAVDIIKKGTAKVIVAYISFLDMGLLIEQLSIQNITGLQIIGSEAWITAKDYITPRSFHLLGGSLGFAVRKIQIEGLADYVIKAFWDNAFPCSVGGGNSSQFALSCSRYQHLLVLKNYNDDIPDQRYASNVYKAVYTMAHALHSLLKCKEQDGCEKNLLIQPQQVAEALKMVNFTVKFGDNVWFDRFGGIVPLYEIVNWQQDSDGSIQFKAVGYYDASLPPDQRFVLNNKNIIWAGGQLEKPRSVCSESCPPGTRKAVQKGRPVCCYDCIPCADGEISNETDSNDCKQCPQDFWSNTQNTVCVLKAVEYLSFTEFMGIVLVFFSLFGVGITVLVTVLFYSKKDTPIVKANNSELSFLLLFSLTLCFLCSLTFIGRPTEWSCMLRHTAFGITFVLCISCVLGKTIVVLMAFKATFPGSNVMKWFGPPQQRLSVLAFTLIQILICVLWLTISPPFPYKNIKYYKEKIILECSLGSTVGFWAVLGYIGLLALLCFILAFLARTLPDNFNEAKFITFSILIFCAVWITFIPSYVSSPGKFTVAVEIFAILASSFGLLFCIFAPKCYIILFKPEKNTKQHLMGKS, encoded by the exons ATGCTTTTCATTTTGTACACACTCCTGCTTTTCCATTATCTTCATGCAAAggcagaaaacacattttgccaAATGATGGGAGACCCAAAATACCCACTGCTGTTTAAGGATGGAGACCTAATTATTGGAGCACTTTTTTCAATTCACAGTAAAGAAATATTACCTGTTTTTCAGTTTACACAAAAGCCTCAGCTCATTACATGCTCCAG TGTGAATCTAAGAGATTTTCGGATTGCTCAAACTTTGACTTTTGCCATTGAGGAGATTAACAAAAGTGATACTTTGCTCCCAAATGTTACTATTGGATACAGAATTTTTGATAGCTGTGGTGCACGACTCTCTACAATGGGTGCAATTATGACATTAATGAATGGACAAGAGTTTGAAGCAGGAGGCAAATGCAATGGACAGACTCCTATACATGCTATAATAGGGGAAACAGAGTCTACCAACACAATGATTGTATCCAGAACCACAGGACCTTTTAAAATCCCAGTG ATAAGTCACTCATCCTCATGTGAATGTCTCGGTAATAGGAAAGATTACCCATCTCTTTTTAGGACTATTGGTAGTGATTATTACTACAGTGAAGCACTTGCACTTCTTGTCAAGCACTTAGGCTGGTCATGGATTGGAACTGTGAACAGTGACAATGATTATGGAAACAATGGAATGGCTAGATTTCTGAAAACAGCACAGCAGGAGGGGATTTGCATAGAGTACTCTGTAAAATACTACCGTACGGAgactgaaaaaatgaaaaaagcagTAGACATTATTAAAAAAGGAACTGCAAAAGTTATTGTTGCATATATTTCATTTCTTGATATGGGATTACTAATTGAGCAGTTAAGTATTCAGAACATTACAGGCCTCCAAATAATTGGTTCAGAAGCATGGATAACTGCAAAAGATTACATCACTCCAAGAAGCTTTCATTTGCTTGGAGGATCACTTGGGTTTGCAGTAAGAAAAATACAGATTGAAGGACTTGCAGATTATGTTATAAAAGCATTCTGGGACAACGCTTTTCCATGCTCGGTGGGAGGGGGGAATTCATCTCAATTTGCGTTAAGTTGCAGCCGATATCAGCATTTGCTTGTTCTAAAGAATTACAATGATGATATTCCTGACCAAAGATATGCAAGTAATGTCTACAAAGCCGTGTATACCATGGCTCATGCATTACACAGTCTACTCAAATGCAAAGAACAAGACGGTTGTGAGAAAAACTTGCTAATACAACCACAGCAG GTGGCTGAGGCTTTGAAAATGGTCAATTTCACTGTAAAGTTTGGAGATAATGTGTGGTTTGACAGGTTTGGAGGCATAGTTCCCCTGTATGAAATTGTGAACTGGCAGCAGGACTCTGATGGATCAATTCAGtttaaagcagtgggttactaTGATGCCTCACTGCCACCTGACCAGCGCTTTGTgcttaacaataaaaacataatatggGCTGGAGGACAGCTGGAG AAGCCAAGGTCTGTGTGCAGTGAGAGTTGTCCTCCAGGCACTAGGAAGGCTGTACAGAAAGGAAGACCTGTCTGCTGTTATGACTGTATTCCATGTGCAGATGGAGAAATCAGTAATGAAACAG ATTCAAATGACTGTAAGCAGTGTCCACAGGATTTCTGGTCTAATACTCAGAACACCGTTTGTGTGTTAAAAGCTGTAGAGTATCTGTCATTCACAGAATTTATGGGTATAGTGCTGGTCTTTTTCTCACTGTTTGGAGTAGGAATAACTGTTCTGGTCACAGTTCTGTTTTACAGTAAGAAGGACACCCCCATAGTAAAAGCCAACAACTCAGAGCTGAGCTTCCTGCTGCTCTTCTCATtgactctgtgttttctctgttcacttACTTTCATTGGTCGCCCCACTGAGTGGTCCTGTATGTTACGTCACACAGCGTTTGGGATCACTTTTGTCCTCTGTATCTCTTGTGTTCTAGGGAAAACAATAGTTGTGTTAATGGCCTTTAAGGCCACTTTTCCAGGAAGTAAtgtcatgaaatggtttggaCCTCCCCAACAGAGACTCAGTGTTCTTGCATTTACACTTATACAAATTCTCATATGTGTGCTTTGGCTAACAATATCTCCTCCTTTTccctataaaaatataaaatattataaagagaAGATCATTCTTGAGTGCAGTCTGGGTTCTACTGTTGGTTTCTGGGCTGTACTGGGTTATATTGGTCTACTGGCACTCTTGTGCTTCATTCTGGCTTTTCTGGCTCGGACACTGCCTGATAACTTCAATGAAGCTAAATTCATCACATTCAGTATTCTCATATTCTGTGCTGTCTGGATCACATTTATTCCATCTTATGTCAGTTCTCCTGGAAAATTTACTGTAGCTGTGGAGATATTTGCTATTTTAGCCTCAAGCTTTGGtttattattctgtatatttgcACCTAAATGTTACATCATCCTGTTTAAacctgaaaaaaacacaaaacaacatttgatgGGAAAAAGCTAA
- the LOC130435841 gene encoding extracellular calcium-sensing receptor-like — protein MLLFLTLLLFHDLHSKAEDTVCRMMGDSKYPLLSKEGDIMLGALISVHSKETFSLYEFTQKPQLLSCSSVNIQDLRLAQIMTFAIEEINRNETLLPNVSIGYRIYDTCASRLSSMSATMAVMNGQEFAEVDRCNGKTPIHAIIGESESSATVILSRTTGPFKIPVISHSATCECLSNRKDYPSFFRTIASDYHQSRALAYIVKHFGWSWVGAVNSDTEYGNNGMAIFLNTAQEEGICVEYTVKFYRTEPEKLQKVVNKIKQSTAKVIVAFLSNFEMKNLLEQLNVQNITGLQMIGVEAWITAENLITPNSFPVLGGSLGFAMRKMFIEGFLDYVLKAFWETAFPCSHADGNSSHNALGCNRYQDLFLLKNYIEDLPEQRYTSNVYKAVYAVAYALHSLLKCKEKEGCEKGLTIQPQQVVEALKTVNFTVKFGDRVWFDSTGAAVAQYEVVNWQQDSDGSIQFKAVGFYDASLPPDQRFVLNTENIIWAGGRMEKPRSVCSESCPPGTRKAGQKGRPVCCYDCIPCADGEISNETDSNNCMQCPGEYWSNAEKNKCVLKTVEFLSFTEVMGIVLVFFSLFGVGVTVLVTVLFYCKRDTPIVKANNSELSFLLLFSLILCFLCSITFIGQPTEWSCMLRHTAFGITFVLCISCVLGKTIVVLMAFKARLPGSNVMKWFGPLQQRLSVLAFTLIQVLICVLWLTISPPFPYKNITYYKEKAIFECSLGSALGFSAVLGYVGILALMCFFLAFLARRLPDNFNEAKFITFSMIIFCTVWITFIPSYISSPGKFTVAVEIFAILASSFGLLLFIFAPKCYIILFKPEQNTKQNLMGKTQTKPY, from the exons ATGCTTTTATTTCTCACACTCCTGCTTTTTCATGACCTTCATTCAAAGGCAGAGGACACTGTTTGTCGAATGATGGGAGACTCAAAATACCCGCTACTATCTAAGGAAGGAGACATAATGCTCGGAGCTCTTATTTCAGTCCATAGTAAAGAAACTTTTTCTTTATATGAGTTCACACAAAAACCTCAGCTTCTGTCATGCTCCAG TGTAAATATACAAGATTTGCGGTTGGCTCAAATCATGACCTTTGCCATTGAGGAGATTAACAGGAATGAAACTTTGCTCCCGAATGTTTCTATTGGCTACAGAATTTATGATACTTGTGCTTCAAGATTGTCATCTATGAGTGCAACTATGGCAGTGATGAATGGACAAGAGTTTGCAGAAGTAGACAGATGCAATGGAAAGACTCCTATACATGCTATCATAGGAGAATCAGAGTCTTCTGCCACAGTAATTCTGTCCAGAACCACAGGACCTTTTAAAATCCCAGTG ATAAGTCACTCAGCTACCTGTGAATGTCTCAGTAATAGGAAAGATTACCCCTCTTTCTTCAGAACTATTGCTAGTGATTATCACCAGAGCAGAGCACTTGCATACATTGTCAAACATTTCGGCTGGTCATGGGTTGGAGCTGTTAATAGTGACACTGAGTATGGAAACAATGGAATGGCCATATTTCTGAATACAGCACAGGAAGAGGGCATTTGTGTAGAGTACACGGTGAAATTCTACCGAACAGAGCCTGAAAAACTCCAGaaagttgtaaataaaataaagcaaagcaCTGCTAAAGTAATTGTTGCATTTCTTTCCAATTTTGAGATGAAGAATTTACTTGAGCAGTTAAATGTTCAGAACATTACAGGCCTGCAAATGATTGGTGTTGAGGCATGGATAACAGCAGAGAATTTAATCACTCCAAATAGCTTTCCTGTGCTAGGAGGATCACTGGGATTTGCAATgagaaaaatgtttattgaaggTTTTTTAGATTATGTGTTAAAAGCATTCTGGGAGACTGCTTTTCCATGCTCACATGCAGATGGGAATTCTTCCCACAATGCTTTAGGTTGCAACAGATATCAGGAtctgtttcttttaaaaaactaCATTGAAGACTTGCCTGAGCAAAGATATACAAGTAATGTCTACAAAGCAGTGTATGCTGTGGCCTATGCACTGCACAGTCTGctaaaatgcaaagaaaaagaaGGTTGTGAGAAAGGCCTGACAATACAACCACAGCAG GTGGTTGAGGCTCTTAAAACAGTCAATTTCACAGTTAAATTTGGAGATCGTGTGTGGTTTGACAGCACTGGTGCTGCAGTAGCCCAGTATGAAGTTGTGAACTGGCAGCAGGACTCTGATGGATCAATTCAGTTTAAAGCAGTGGGTTTCTATGATGCCTCACTGCCCCCTGACCAGCGCTTTGTGCTTAACACTGAAAACATCATCTGGGCTGGAGGACGGATGGAG AAGCCAAGGTCTGTGTGCAGTGAGAGTTGTCCTCCAGGCACTAGGAAGGCAGGACAGAAAGGAAGACCTGTCTGCTGTTATGACTGTATTCCATGTGCAGATGGAGAAATCAGTAATGAGACAG ATTCAAATAACTGCATGCAGTGTCCAGGGGAATACTGGTCTAAtgctgagaaaaataaatgtgtgttaaagACTGTAGAATTTCTGTCATTCACTGAAGTTATGGGTATAGTGCTGGTCTTTTTCTCACTGTTTGGTGTAGGAGTAACTGTACTGGTGACAGTCCTGTTTTATTGTAAAAGAGACACCCCCATAGTAAAAGCCAACAACTCAGAGCTGAGCTTCCTGCTGCTCTTCTCATTGATtctctgttttctctgttcaaTTACTTTCATTGGCCAGCCAACTGAATGGTCCTGTATGTTACGTCACACAGCGTTTGGGATCACTTTTGTACTCTGTATCTCTTGTGTTCTGGGGAAAACAATAGTTGTGTTAATGGCCTTCAAGGCCAGACTTCCAGGAAGTAAtgtcatgaaatggtttgggcctTTACAACAGAGACTCAGTGTTCTGGCCTTCACTCTTATACAGGTTCTTATCTGTGTGCTTTGGCTAACAATATCTCCTCCTTTTCcctataaaaatattacatattataaGGAGAAGGCCATTTTTGAGTGCAGTCTGGGTTCTGCTTTAGGGTTTTCTGCTGTGCTGGGATATGTTGGAATATTGGCTCTCATGTGCTTCTTTCTGGCTTTTCTAGCTCGGAGGCTTCCTGATAATTTCAATGAAGCTAAATTCATCACATTCAGTATGATCATATTCTGCACTGTTTGGATCACATTTATCCCATCTTATATCAGTTCTCCAGGAAAATTTACCGTAGCTGTGGAGATATTTGCTATTTTAGCCTCAAGCtttggtttattattatttatatttgcacCTAAATGTTACATCATTCTGTTTAAAcctgaacaaaatacaaaacaaaatttgatgggaaaaacacaaactaagCCCTATTGA